The genomic window AATGCGAGGGATGCGACACGTTCTTGCCGGGATTCGCCCGGGCGGTGCCGATCATGATCCCTTGCGAGTTGCGGGTGCGACGGAGCCAGCGGTGGTCGAGCATCACGTAGTCTTGCCCCTCGACAAGCGGGCGCGTCGAGGAGAACTCCATGAGATTCGAGTAGCCGTGCTTCACGCCGACGACTTCGATCTCGTTGCGGAGAAACGACACCGCCGCGGCCGAGATGACGGCGTTGGCCCCGGGGGCGGGACCGCCGGCGAACAAAATCGCCGCCCGACGAAAATTGTGGGGCATCTTCGGGGGACGTGACAGCGTATTTTCGGCCATGGCGAACTCTCTAGACTCTCGGGCAGACAATCATCGTGATGCAGGCCGGGCTGGCTGGCAGGGCCGGTTCGCACGGGTCGCGAACTCGGCAGGGCCCGGGCGGGGACGCCCCTGGCCGGGGCGAGCCGCCATTCTAAACGCGAGGGCGCCAACTGGGAACGGGCCCTGGGGGACAGGGAATTCCGGGACCTTGGAACCGTGGGGGGAAATGCGTTCTGAAATCCCTTCGGACGCCTTGCTCGGGCTGATTGGGGAGTGCGAGGCCCAAGCCGAAGCATGGCTGCGGCTTGCGGCAACCGCCACGCCGGACTCCCCGCTGCCGCAAAGAACTCGAGGTCGGAGCGTCCCCTCATCCGCCGGCGCAGCCATGGCGTCAGCCCGGCAAGAACGTCCGCTCGACGAACGTCGTGTCGATCCGACCCTCGACGAAGGCACTGTGCCCGAGGATCTCCTGGTGGAGCGGGATCACGGTCTTGATCCCCTCGACGCGCAACTCGGCCAGGGCCCGCTGCATCGTGGCGATCGCCTCGGTTCGGGTCGGCTGGTGGACGATCAGCTTGCCGATCATCGAGTCGTAATACGGAGGCACGACGTACCCGCTATGAGCGTGCGAGTCGAACCGCACGCCGTAACCGCCGGGGACGATCATCCGCTCGATCCGCCCGGGCGAGGGCTGGAAGTTGCGCTTGGGGTCCTCGGCGTTGATGCGGCACTCGATCGCGTGCCCGCGCTGCACCACGTCGTGCTGGGTGAACGGCAGCGGTTCGCCCGAGGCGACCAGAATTTGCTGCTTGATCAGATCGATGCCGGTGACCATTTCGGTCACCGGATGCTCGACCTGGATCCGCGCGTTGACCTCGATGAAGTAATAATTGCCGTCCTTGTCGACGATAAATTCGACCGTCGCGGCGTTCGTGTAGTTGGCCTCGAGGATTAGCCGGCGGGCCGCTTCGCACATCGCAGCGCGGGCCTCGGGAGTGATGCTCGAGCTGGGGCTCTCTTCGATCAGTTTCTGGTGACGTCGCTGGACCGAGCAGTCGCGCTCCCACAGATGGACCGCGTTGCCGTGATGGTCGGCGATGACCTGCACCTCGACGTGCCGCGGTTGTTCGACGTACTTCTCCAGGTACACGGCGCCGTTGCCGAACGCGGCGAGGGCCTCGGCCTGGGCCTGCTGGAGCGAGCTCTTGAGCGAGAGATCGTTGGCCGCGACGCGCATCCCGCGCCCGCCGCCGCCGGCGACCGCCTTGATAAGCACCGGGAAACCGACCTCGTGGGCGAACTTGAGGGCTTGCTCAGCGCTCTCGATGATCCCGTCGCTCCCGGGGACGACCGGCACCTTGGCCCGCTTGGCCAGGGCCCGGGCGGCGTTCTTGTCCCCCAGTTGGGCCATCGCCTCGGGCATCGGGCCGATGAAGTCGATGTTGCAACTGCGGCAAATTTCGTTGAAGTGGGCGTTCTCAGCCAAGAAACCGTAACCCGGGTGGATCGCCTGGACGTTTCCCACCTCGGCGGCGCTGATCACGTTGGCGATCCGCAGGTAGCTGTCGGCCGCCTTGGGGGGCCCGACGCAGTACGCCTCGTCGGCGAGATCGAGATAGGCCGAGCCGCGATCCGCCTCGCTGAAGATGGCGACCGTTTCGATCCCCAGTTCTTTGCAGGCGCGGATGATCCGCAGCGCGATCTCGCCCCGGTTGGCGATCAAAATGCGTTGAAACATGGCGACTGATGCGTGACCAGGAGCGTGGCGAGGAAGACCGCGAGACCGAGCGCCGGTTCGCAGACTCGGCCGCCGGTGCGGCGCGAAGGGCGGAAGTCCGCGACGATCACTTCTCGATTTGGAACAACTTCTGCCCGTACTCGACGGGGGCGCCCGCTTCGACGAGCACGGCCGTGATCTTGCCGCTGCACTCGGCGGGGATCTCGTTGAAGACCTTCATCGCCTCGATGATGCAGACCACGGTCTCGGGCCCGACGCGATCGCCGACCTTGACGAACGTGGGCGAGTCGGGGTTCGGGGCGGCGTAGAACGTGCCGACCATCGGGCTGGTGATGTAGGTCGCGTCCGCCGCAGGGGCCGGCGCCGCCGGGGGAGCGGCAGCCGTCGGGGCCGTGACCGGCGCCGGAGAGGGAGCCGAGACCGCCAGCGGGGCCATCGACGCGATCACGTCTTGTTTCTTGCGCAAGTGGATCCGCTGGTCTCCTTGCCGGAGATTCACCTCGGCCATGTCGAACTCGTTCATGAGCTCGACCAACTGCCGCACGCGGGCCACTTCGAACACGTCGTTGGAAGGCGGGGTCTTGTCAGCCATGGAAAGGGCCTTGGGAATGCGATGGCGACGCCGGGAGCGGCGGGAGGATGACGACTGGCGGCTGGCGATTGGTTTCGGTCGCCTGTCGCCAATCACCCTCTTCCACTCACCCCACGACGCATTGATCCAGTTCTTTCGGGACCGAGGTGAGGATCTCGTGGCCGTCGCGGGTCACGAGAATGTCGTCCTCGATGCGGATTCCGCCCCACTCGGGGAAGTAAATGCCGGGCTCCACGGTGACGATCATACCCGGCTTGAGCTCGGTTTTCTGCCCCCTGGCGAGCCGCGGGGCCTCGTGAATTTCCAATCCCGTGCCGTGCCCCAGGCCATGCCCGAAGTGCTTGCCGTAGCCCGCTTTTTCGATCACTCCGCGGGCGGCGGCGTCGACCGCCTCGCAGGTCGCCCCGGGGCGAATCGCCGCGATCCCGGCGAGTTGGGCGGCCAGGACCACGTCGTACAGCTTGCGGAGCTTCGGGGAAATTTTCCCCGTAGCCAACACCCGGGTGAGGTCGCTCATGTAGAGCCCCTCGTTGGCGCCCCAGTCGATGAGGATGAAATCGGCCTCGCCGACCCGCTTGTCGGTCGGCTTGCCGTGCGGCAGGGCGCCCCGCTCGCCGACCCCCACGATCGGCGTGAACGACAGCCCCTTGGCCCCGAACCGCCGGACCTGATACTCCAAATCCGCGGCGATCTGGTTCTCGGTCGTTTCAGGGGTCATTCCGGCGCGGACGACCTCGAACGCCCGCCGGGCCTGCTCGCACGCCTTACGGGTCCGGTCGATCTCGTCCTTGTCCTTGATCGCCCGCAGCTCCTCGACCCAGCCGCTGGTGGGGACGAGCGTCGCCTTGGGGAGAGCCTCGGCCACCGAGTCGCGCAGGCTCACCGACATCGAGTCCCCCTCGATCCCCAGCCGCCGGGCGCGGACCTTCTCGACCGTCTTCACGACGAAATCGAGGATCTTCGTCCCCGGGCCGCGGATCACCAGTTCGCAGTCGGGGCACTCGTCCCCGAGTTGCTGGTCGTAGCGCATGTCGCTGACGATGATCGCGTCGGTCGCCGTGAGGACGAGATAGCTGTCGTCCCCCGTAAACCCGGTCAGATAGGTGACGTTCAGAAAGTTGGTCACCAGCAGGGCGTCAAGCTGCTCCTTCTTGAGCAACTTGCGGAGTTTGTCGCGACGGGCGGCGTGATTCATAGCGAAGCGGGAAAGGAAAGGCGGAAGGGGGAAGGACCGTCGCGGCAGCGAGCCGCGGCGTCCCCGCCCGCGGCGAACGCTAACGCCCGCGGCGGCCCCACAGTATCAATGCCCCAGCAGGCCATGACAAGCCGGGCGCTTTGTCGCCCGGGGAAAGTTGTGATAGCTTGCGACAGGGTCGGGGGCTCCGCTCGCTTCGACCCTGCTCTCCAAACCGCGGTGGAACAAGGAGCCAGGCTCGCGCGCGGCGTTTTGAGTTTCGCCGGCCGAATCCCAAGGGCCCGCAATCCAGACCCCTTTTTCAACTGCCTGCCAGTTTTTCTCGGATCACTTCCATGCCCGAACTGTTCCGCGTCACTCGCGAAATCGAATTCTGCTACGGCCACCGCTTGCTGAACTACGCCGGCAAGTGCCGGCATCTCCACGGACACAATGGCAAGGCGGTCATTACGATCGAGGGGACTTCGCTCGACGATCGGGGGATGGTCGTCGACTTCTCGGACATCAAGGAGGCGGTCAGCACCTGGATCGACGTCAACCTCGATCACCGGATGCTGCTCCATCGCGAAGACCCAGTCGTCTCGATCCTGCAGCAAATGGGCGAACCGCTGTACCTGTTCGACGAGAACCCCACGGCGGAGAACATCGCCAAGCACATCTTCCAGGAAAGCAACAAGCTCGCCCTGCCGGCCCCGATCGTCGAGGTGCTGCTGTGGGAAACGCCGAAGTGCTACGCAACCTACCGCGAAGAGTGATCCGTATCGGCACACCCCGGCGCCGCGACGGCACATCTTAGCCGGACCGTCACGCGGTCCGGCTAGGCGAGTTGACGGCGCGCGGGCGGCGATCGGCGATCTTGCACGCCCCCCCCGTTTGCGGTCCGTGAATTGCCCTCTCCTGGGAAAGGTTGTCTTTTCACTCCCGGCGTCGGAGTTGCCGCGCAACGCCTCTTTCGAGAGGAAGCCAGCAATGCGCGCTCCCCACTGGAACGCCCTCGTCGATGGCGTGGCGTACGTCAATTTCGTGGCCCTGATCGCAACGGGACTCGTGCTGGAGTATCGGCTCCCCCCCGGCAGCGGCGGCCTGCACGGCGGTCGCGGGGGCCGCGGTTCCGCGGAGCGCGAGGTCGATCTCCTCTGGGGCTTCGACCGACACCAGTGGGGCGAGCTCCACTACGGGATCGCGCTGGTGTTGCTGGCCATCCTGGCCGTTCACCTCGCGCTGCACTGGAAGTGGATCGTCGCGATGCTGCGGGGAAAGAAGTCCGGAGCGTCGGGCATGAGGTTCGGTCTCGGCCTCGCCGGTCTCGTAGGCGTCGTCGCCCTGGGCGTGCTCCCGTTCGTTACGGCGACCGACGTGACGACCCGCGGCGCTCTCGCCCCGGCCCCTTCGTCGGAGTCAGACGCTTCAGCTTCGCCGCAACCCGCGCCAGCCTCGGACTCGTCGCACGGCGCCGATCAAAAATCGCAGGCCTTCGCCGACCTCCGCGGGCGCAACACCCTCGCCGAGGCCGCAGGCGCCGCGGGCGTTTCGGTCGACACGCTGCGCCGCGAATTCAATCTCCCTGCCGACACGCCTGCAACCACGCGCTTCAGTTCGTTCATCCACGACCAAGGACTCGGCATGGACGAGGTGCGACAAACGCTTGCAAGGTTGGCGACGCCACGCCCCGCAGGTGAGCCCGTGGACGGCGACCCCGGCGACTGACGGCAGGCGCCGGCCCGCTCAATTCAACTCGGGATCCTCGGGAATTGCCTCCGGGTTGATCCCCGGCGCCGCGATGTTGCGGCCGATGCGTTTACAGACGTTGCGCCACAGCGATTCGAAGTCGCCGAAGACTTCTTCGGCGCTGGCCGAGTCGACGAGCCAGCCCCCGAGTTCAAGCTCCCCTTCGAGTTGCCCGCCCCCCCAGCCGCTGTGACCGCTGAACAGGCGAAACTCGGCAGAAGGGGTGCGCACAAGCGCGTCGATGGGATCGCGCTGCATCGACATGAAGACCCCGGGCAGAACCTCCTCGTCGGCCAGATCGGGCTGGTCGTGAATCGCGATGAGCGGCCCCGGCACCGGCCCGCCGAGATACATGTCGTCGTCGCAGTCGACCTCGGCGGCGTCGATCAGCTCCCACACCTCGCGGACCGTCTTGTCGCCTGGGC from Pirellulales bacterium includes these protein-coding regions:
- the accC gene encoding acetyl-CoA carboxylase biotin carboxylase subunit; translation: MFQRILIANRGEIALRIIRACKELGIETVAIFSEADRGSAYLDLADEAYCVGPPKAADSYLRIANVISAAEVGNVQAIHPGYGFLAENAHFNEICRSCNIDFIGPMPEAMAQLGDKNAARALAKRAKVPVVPGSDGIIESAEQALKFAHEVGFPVLIKAVAGGGGRGMRVAANDLSLKSSLQQAQAEALAAFGNGAVYLEKYVEQPRHVEVQVIADHHGNAVHLWERDCSVQRRHQKLIEESPSSSITPEARAAMCEAARRLILEANYTNAATVEFIVDKDGNYYFIEVNARIQVEHPVTEMVTGIDLIKQQILVASGEPLPFTQHDVVQRGHAIECRINAEDPKRNFQPSPGRIERMIVPGGYGVRFDSHAHSGYVVPPYYDSMIGKLIVHQPTRTEAIATMQRALAELRVEGIKTVIPLHQEILGHSAFVEGRIDTTFVERTFLPG
- the accB gene encoding acetyl-CoA carboxylase biotin carboxyl carrier protein, with the translated sequence MADKTPPSNDVFEVARVRQLVELMNEFDMAEVNLRQGDQRIHLRKKQDVIASMAPLAVSAPSPAPVTAPTAAAPPAAPAPAADATYITSPMVGTFYAAPNPDSPTFVKVGDRVGPETVVCIIEAMKVFNEIPAECSGKITAVLVEAGAPVEYGQKLFQIEK
- a CDS encoding aminopeptidase P family protein, with translation MNHAARRDKLRKLLKKEQLDALLVTNFLNVTYLTGFTGDDSYLVLTATDAIIVSDMRYDQQLGDECPDCELVIRGPGTKILDFVVKTVEKVRARRLGIEGDSMSVSLRDSVAEALPKATLVPTSGWVEELRAIKDKDEIDRTRKACEQARRAFEVVRAGMTPETTENQIAADLEYQVRRFGAKGLSFTPIVGVGERGALPHGKPTDKRVGEADFILIDWGANEGLYMSDLTRVLATGKISPKLRKLYDVVLAAQLAGIAAIRPGATCEAVDAAARGVIEKAGYGKHFGHGLGHGTGLEIHEAPRLARGQKTELKPGMIVTVEPGIYFPEWGGIRIEDDILVTRDGHEILTSVPKELDQCVVG
- a CDS encoding 6-carboxytetrahydropterin synthase, which translates into the protein MPELFRVTREIEFCYGHRLLNYAGKCRHLHGHNGKAVITIEGTSLDDRGMVVDFSDIKEAVSTWIDVNLDHRMLLHREDPVVSILQQMGEPLYLFDENPTAENIAKHIFQESNKLALPAPIVEVLLWETPKCYATYREE
- a CDS encoding DUF4405 domain-containing protein, producing the protein MRAPHWNALVDGVAYVNFVALIATGLVLEYRLPPGSGGLHGGRGGRGSAEREVDLLWGFDRHQWGELHYGIALVLLAILAVHLALHWKWIVAMLRGKKSGASGMRFGLGLAGLVGVVALGVLPFVTATDVTTRGALAPAPSSESDASASPQPAPASDSSHGADQKSQAFADLRGRNTLAEAAGAAGVSVDTLRREFNLPADTPATTRFSSFIHDQGLGMDEVRQTLARLATPRPAGEPVDGDPGD
- a CDS encoding YqgE/AlgH family protein, whose amino-acid sequence is MKSLAGKFLVASPHLKDPNFARTVVLMLRHNEDGALGVVLNRPGDKTVREVWELIDAAEVDCDDDMYLGGPVPGPLIAIHDQPDLADEEVLPGVFMSMQRDPIDALVRTPSAEFRLFSGHSGWGGGQLEGELELGGWLVDSASAEEVFGDFESLWRNVCKRIGRNIAAPGINPEAIPEDPELN